A section of the Cervus canadensis isolate Bull #8, Minnesota chromosome 8, ASM1932006v1, whole genome shotgun sequence genome encodes:
- the GHITM gene encoding growth hormone-inducible transmembrane protein, which produces MLAARLVCLRALPSRVFHPTFTKASPVVKNSITKNQWLLTPSREYATRTRIGFRRGKTTQELKEAALEPSVEKIFKIDQMGRWFIAGGAAVGLGALCYYGLGMSNEIGAIEKAVIWPQYVKDRIHSTYMYLAGSIGLTALSAVAVSRTPALMNFMMRGSWITIGATFAAMIGAGMLVQSISYEQSPGPKHLAWLLHSGVMGAVVAPLTILGGPLLVRAAWYTAGIVGGLSTVAMCAPSEKFLNMGAPLGVGLGVVFVSSLGSMFLPPTTVAGATLYSVAVYGGLALFSMFLLYDTQKVIKRAEVVPMYGVQKYDPINSMLGIYMDTLNIFMRVATILATGGNRKK; this is translated from the exons ATGCTGGCCGCAAGACTTGTGTGTCTCCGAGCACTACCTTCCAGGGTTTTCCACCCAACTTTCACCAAGGCCTCCCCTGTTGTGAAGAATTCCATCACGAAGAATCAATGGCTTTTAACACCCAGCAGG GAATATGCCACCAGGACAAGAATTGGGTTTCGACGTGGAAAAACAACCCAAGAACTCAAGGAGGCAGCTTTGGAACCATcggtggaaaaaatatttaaaa TTGATCAGATGGGGAGATGGTTTATAGCTGGAGGGGCCGCAGTTGGTCTTGGAGCTTTGTGCTACTATGGATTGGGAATGTCTAATGAGATTGGAGCTATTGAGAAAGCTGT AATCTGGCCTCAGTATGTGAAGGATAGAATTCACTCCACTTACATGTACTTAGCAGGGAGTATTGGCTTAACAGCCTTGTCTGCCGTGGCAGTGAGCAGAACTCCTGCTCTCATGAACTTCATGATGAGAGGCTCTTGGATA ACCATTGGTGCAACCTTTGCAGCCATGATTGGAGCTGGAATGCTGGTACAGTCAATATCATATGAGCAGAGCCCAGGCCCAAAGCACCTTGCTTGGTTACTCCATTCTg GTGTGATGGGTGCTGTGGTGGCTCCGCTGACGATACTAGGGGGGCCTCTTCTCGTCAGAGCTGCATGGTACACGGCTGGCATTGTGGGAGGCCTCTCCACCGTGGCCATGTGTGCACCCAGTGAGAAGTTTCTGAACATGGGGGCGCCCCTGGGCGTGGGCCTCGGTGTCGTCTTTGTGTCCTCACTAG GGTCGATGTTTCTTCCACCCACCACTGTGGCTGGTGCCACTCTGTACTCAGTGGCAGTTTATGGTGGATTAGCTCTTTTCAGCATGTTTCTTCTGTATGATACACAGAAAGTAATTAAGCGTGCAGAAGTAGTACCAATGTATGGAGTTCAGAAATATGATCCCATCAATTC GATGCTGGGAATCTACATGGATACATTAAACATATTTATGCGTGTTGCCACTATTCTAGCAACTGGAGGCAACAGgaagaagtga